A genomic stretch from Puntigrus tetrazona isolate hp1 chromosome 6, ASM1883169v1, whole genome shotgun sequence includes:
- the thumpd3 gene encoding THUMP domain-containing protein 3: protein MQEPEQTVTIGATVPTGFEHTAAEEVQEKLEAAARVSKNRGRIYFDITTQTLFKVHQLKSLDNLFVVVKEYDDYQFKTTKEEVQLDWQELAAKLPWSNALEVWKLNNSIKKKKGRRKRTNPTKSDQCGNVGIKSTDDVPSDPEELLEDLEALEVKGNQRDVSPQPENDSEEEKHSEIQDQESGVTPLKFRVTCNRAGDKHCFTSNDAARDFGGAVQEFFQWKADMTKFDVEVLLNIHNNEVVVGIALTVESLHRRNITHFGPTTLRSTLAYGMLRLCKPQVSDVIVDPMCGTGAIPLEGVMEWQNSFFLAGDNNGTAVSRSVNNIKHILKRTHDGGSSTGLPLDIIQWDLCNLPMRSSSVDIIITDMPFGKRMGSKKKNWELYPLCLREMARVCKPGTGKAVLLTQDKKCFLKALSQMEGLWRKLHTVWVNVGGLHAGVFVLKRTAIVFGTTSGDVMEPHTETGSQKENMKEASQREA from the exons ATGCAGGAGCCTGAGCAGACCGTCACTATCGGAGCTACTGTCCCGACGGGCTTCGAGCACACCGCGGCGGAGGAGGTCCAGGAGAAGCTCGAGGCCGCTGCTCGAGTCAGCAAGAACAGAGGAAGGATTTATTTCGATATAACGACACAAACGCTCTTTAAG GTACATCAGCTGAAGTCTCTAGACAATCTGTTCGTTGTGGTTAAAGAATATGACGACTACCAATTTAAAACCACAAAG GAGGAAGTGCAATTGGATTGGCAAGAGCTGGCTGCCAAGTTGCCTTGGAGCAATGCCTTAGAAGTCTGGAAGTTGAACAATtctataaaaaagaagaaaggacGTCGGAAAAGAACTAACCCCACTAAATCAGATCAGTGCGGCAATGTCGGCATCAAATCTACTGATGATGTTCCATCAGATCCAGAAGAGCTCTTGGAAGATCTTGAGGCTCTAGAAGTGAAAGGAAACCAAAGAGATGTTTCTCCTCAGCCGGAAAACGATTCGGAGGAAGAAAAACACTCTGAAATCCAGGATCAGGAGTCAGGTGTGACGCCTCTTAAGTTTCGAGTAACATGCAACAGAGCTGGAGACAAACACTGCTTCACCTCCAATGACGCTGCACGGGACTTTGGAGGAGCCGTGCAGGAGTTCTTCCAGTGGAAAGCAGATATGACTAAATTCGATGTTGAG GTACTGTTGAATATCCACAATAATGAAGTTGTTGTTGGTATTGCTCTCACAGTGGAGAGTCTGCACAGGAGAAACATCACTCACTTTGGCCCAACCACTCTACGTTCTACGCTGGCTTATGGCATGCTGAG ACTTTGCAAGCCACAGGTCTCAGATGTGATTGTAGATCCCATGTGTGGAACAGGAGCAATACCTTTAGAG ggaGTTATGGAGTGGCAGAATTCATTCTTTTTAGCTGGAGATAACAATGGCACAGCGGTCAGCCGATCGGTCAATAATATCAAACACATTCTAAAGAGAACACATGATGGAGGAAG CTCTACAGGCTTGCCTTTAGACATAATTCAGTGGGACTTGTGCAATCTACCCATGAGAAGCAGTTCCGTGGATATCATCATCACTGACATGCCTTTTGGAAAAAG AATGGGATCCAAGAAGAAAAACTGGGAGTTATACCCTCTATGTCTTCGAGAAATGGCTCGAGTTTGTAAACCTGGTACAGGAAAAGCTGTACTACTGACCCaggataaaaaatgtttcttgaag GCATTGTCTCAGATGGAGGGGCTGTGGCGGAAATTGCACACTGTGTGGGTGAATGTGGGAGGACTGCATGCTGGCGTTTTTGTTCTCAAAAGAACGGCAATAGTTTTTGGCACCACTTCCGGAGATGTAATGGAGCCTCATACAGAAACAGGATCACAAAAAGAGAATATGAAGGAGGCTAGTCAGCGAGAAGCCTGA